The Toxoplasma gondii ME49 chromosome XII, whole genome shotgun sequence genome includes a region encoding these proteins:
- a CDS encoding hypothetical protein (encoded by transcript TGME49_250220~Signal peptide predicted by SignalP 2.0 HMM (probability 0.872) with cleavage site probability 0.756 at residue 22): MTRWWMRVLLSLTIPLTTIVRPGQFCGQRGTHNGNVDACRSCPPELRLATASHAADPSAEAEDSPDNGNDGLEQSAPQKSDTTSDGCPTSSEDRERPSTSSAGESGRSALSPENQIMVLRARKRQIQGILRDLRFRWSSESKYVKVRMDETGGRSSRIPGTDAIEKLKQRYNQLAGERQQRMKELHAELRSIEYVERRLWPIIASQSLGATARNPNPQLGPSTSAVGTSGPAPQRPSQHSGVSQGADTGDSGTQHGSSAALSLWRPSSSPKKGVLGQAACGQPPGGSELMKIENELTLVRAKKDTLKESLRQLSKVWKSEEVYVKQRIRALAWRAEVSIVGSVSAVFYLKNCCTDTDLCVVPHTTTFSRLVSGSTTHRRESGDDGKLLLYR; the protein is encoded by the exons ATGACGCGCTGGTGGATGCGAGTGTTGTTGTCGCTCACCATACCGCTCACTACTATCGTGCGGCCGGGACAGTTCTGCGGTCAACGAGGTACTCATAACGGAAACGTAGATGCCTGTAGGTCATGCCCGCCAGAGCTCCGGTTGGCCACCGCCAGCCACGCGGCTGACCCATCAGCTGAGGCAGAGGACTCTCCAGACAATGGCAACGATGGCTTGGAGCAAAGCGCGCCACAGAAAAGCGATACCACGAGTGACGGGTGTCCTACGTCGTCTGAAGACAGGGAACGACCGTCGACGAGTTCAGCTGGCGAGTCTGGTCGAAGCGCCCTCAGTCCAGAGAACCAGATAATGGTGTTGCGtgcaagaaaaagacagatcCAAGGAATACTGCGGGatcttcgttttcgttgGTCGTCCGAATCGAAATACGTTAAAGTCAGGATGGATGAAACAGGAGGCCGATCCTCAAGGATACCT GGAACGGACGCGATTGAAAAATTGAAACAGAGGTATAATCAATTGGCAGGAGAAAGGCAGCAAAGAATGAAGGAATTGCATGCGGAACTGAGATCAATAGAATACGTGGAAAGACGACTTTGGCCAATAATAGCATCCCAAAGTCTCGGCGCAACTGCAAGAAACCCAAATCCACAACTCGGCCCTTCCACGTCAGCTGTCGGTACTTCAG GCCCCGCACCACAGCGACCGTCACAGCATTCTGGCGTGTCGCAGGGTGCCGATACAGGTGATTCGGGGACACAACACGGATCCTCTGCTGCCTTGTCACTGTGGAGACCAAGTTCGAGTCCAAAGAAAGGGGTGCTTGGGCAGGCGGCTTGCGGGCAGCCTCCTGGAGGCTCCGAGTTGATGAAGATAGAGAATGAACTCACGCTGGTCAGAGCAAAGAAGGATACGCTGAAAGAATCTCTCAGACAACTGTCAAAAGTGTGGAAATCCGAAGAGGTTTATGTCAAGCAAAGGATACGGGCCTTAGCGTGGCGCGCGGAGGTGAGTATCGTAGGGTCTGTCTCAGCAGTTTTCTACCTCAAGAATTGCTGTACTGACACAGACCTCTGTGTAGTGCCGCACACGACCACGTTCAGCCGTTTGGTAAGTGGCTCGACAACGCATAGAAGAGAATCTGGAGATGACGGCAAATTGCTGCTATATCGATGA
- a CDS encoding hypothetical protein (encoded by transcript TGME49_250115), whose translation MMFRWLPQWFGSVTILLVTTVWLGRFRSQPRAQHRIVAWWQSCQPQLQSAVASHAPNPSAASDESSDSGSYALGRREQHQEESTTHGGSSVASGDCQRPSTNSCTEADRGVISPEDQLVLLHQRRMRLKNMLKTLRCRWSSEEKFLKQKMQKQKSVSSERAETDVLREMKKRYRQAVGDRRRRMQDLQVEITSVEDEEKRLRATITSQRRDTAAYDPTQQDRPRTSTASTSAVAAASPPHRPSQHSGVSQGSHTGDSVTRQGSTADSLPGGPSSSSAAGQAPGGQPAGSSRLMKTEDKLAVVTAKKGVLKQKLKHLLRVWGTESGYLAFRMKPLGLYTQRGPSASGSEIAANLRRRYRELLPEKEKSMDQLRWQIRALEEQEDQLRDELWEANFPVAGEELQQRTTGEPSAPLLPEPITSHHSQDMIATGAIPPYPHSQQPVPQASSSTASSTTSMSGDPLLLHGANSRHMPPKSPPPYTLPAPHPSRQEDSPRADRFTLGTGSRSCLPPSCTWQRLAPTLSSTEPVDAQLNALWPPARSPIVARAAAASPGHWSSEVTGRSTSYPPRPLEHHTAAYSTRESHSESEIPLELVDFILSHSTPTATSSVDATAPRQKAVPSSSGSWSPPYSPPPIISPTEQAETSYSWHLQPLSALAPSASASALSASVASSSMPWVGGPQQQPSFRSHEPESDTPLEQGSSVDMAGAIHPGVSSPRSPVYSPPYILFPHEQERATYWWHHSSSSSSMGRGSSSASSRPSGPSSTAWPTTSQLSQPSFQSSGAPGHGLSLSGDPSGSLKPQELSQSPVWPPAAGIILPSGSEPSTSARRIHFQEPSVHPYSQSSSVQLQTMSIQTPGATSGPWLASTSSSQRSTGAERRFQLSTPPTGSSP comes from the exons ATGATGTTCCGGTGGCTGCCACAGTGGTTCGGCTCGGTCACCATTCTACTCGTCACTACCGTATGGCTGGGACGGTTCCGTAGTCAACCACGTGCTCAGCACAGAATCGTGGCTTGGTGGCAGTCATGTCAGCCCCAGCTCCAATCGGCCGTTGCCAGCCATGCGCCTAACCCGTCAGCAGCGTCGGACGAATCTTCAGACAGTGGGAGTTATGCCTTAGGGCGACGCGAGCAACACCAAGAAGAGTCGACGACACATGGCGGAAGTTCTGTTGCATCCGGAGACTGTCAAAGGCCATCGACGAATTCGTGCACGGAGGCCGATCGAGGCGTCATCAGTCCAGAGGATCAGCTAGTCCTGTTGCATCAAAGGAGGATGAGACTCAAAAACATGCTGAAAACTCTCCGTTGTCGGTGGTCGTCGGAAGAGAAATTCTTGAAacagaagatgcagaaacaAAAATCCGTATCTTCAGAAAGGGCT GAAACGGATGTACTTCGTGAAATGAAAAAACGGTATAGGCAAGCAGTAGGCGACAGGCGGCGCCGAATGCAGGATTTACAAGTGGAAATAACATCAGTAGAAGAtgaggaaaaacgacttcGGGCAACAATAACATCGCAAAGGCGTGACACGGCTGCATATGACCCGACCCAACAAGACAGACCGAGAACATCAACTGCCAGTACTTCAG CGGTCGCTGCAGCCTCCCCACCACACCGACCGTCCCAGCATTCCGGCGTGTCTCAGGGCTCCCATACAGGCGATTCAGTGACTAGACAAGGATCCACTGCTGATTCGTTACCTGGGGGACCCAGTTCGAGTTCAGCGGCAGGGCAGGCGCCTGGGGGGCAGCCTGCAGGAAGCTCCAGATTGATGAAAACGGAGGACAAACTCGCTGTGGTCACCGCAAAAAAGGGGGTGCTTAAACAAAAACTGAAGCACCTTCTAAGAGTGTGGGGAACTGAAAGCGGTTATCTCGCCTTCAGGATGAAGCCTCTAGGCTTGTATACGCAG CGTGGTCCAAGTGCAAGTGGAAGTGAAATCGCTGCGAACCTCAGGAGACGGTACCGAGAATTACtgccagagaaagaaaaatcAATGGACCAGCTCAGATGGCAGATACGAGCACTTGAGGAACAGGAAGACCAACTCCGTGATGAACTGTGGGAAGCTAATTTTCCAGTTGCCGGCGAAGAACTCCAGCAGCGAACTACAGGTGAACCATCTGCGCCGCTTCTTCCAGAGCCGATAACGTCGCACCACTCACAGGATATGATCGCTACAGGTGCGATTCCCCCGTATCCTCATTCGCAGCAGCCAGTACCCCAGGCGTCCTCTTCCACGGCTTCTTCGACGACGAGTATGTCCGGGGatccgctgcttcttcacgGTGCGAACTCGCGGCATATGCCTCCTAAGTCGCCACCCCCGTATACACTACCTGCGCCTCACCCAAGCAGACAGGAAGACTCGCCACGAGCGGACAGGTTCACACTAGGTACAGGGAGTCGCTCCTGCCTCCCGCCGTCGTGTACGTGGCAGCGGCTGGCGCCAACATTGTCTTCTACAGAGCCTGTGGATGCCCAGTTGAACGCGCTATGGCCACCTGCGCGATCGCCCATAGTCGCGCGGGCGGCCGCTGCATCACCCGGGCACTGGAGCAGCGAAGTGACTGGCAGATCCACATCCTATCCCCCGCGGCCGTTAGAACACCACACAGCCGCATATTCTACTCGGGAGTCTCATTCAGAAAGTGAGATTCCCCTGGAACTCGTTGACTTCATTTTGTCACACTCTACACCAACCGCGACCTCCTCTGTGGATGCTACTGCTCCCCGTCAAAAAGCGGTACCATCATCCAGTGGGTCTTGGAGCCCACCGTATTCGCCCCCACCCATCATCTCCCCGACTGAGCAGGCGGAGACCAGCTATTCGTGGCATCTGCAGCCATTGAGCGCTCTCGCCCCAAGCGCATCAGCCTCCGCACTTTCAGCTAGtgtcgcttcgtcttcgatGCCATGGGTGGGCGGGCCACAGCAACAGCCTTCCTTCCGCAGTCATGAACCGGAATCGGATACTCCATTGGAGCAGGGAAGTTCCGTCGACATGGCGGGTGCCATTCATCCGGGTGTTAGTAGCCCACGGAGCCCCGTTTACTCGCCTCCATACATTCTCTTCCCGCATGAGCAGGAGCGAGCTACCTACTGGTGGCACCACTCgtcctcgagttcctccaTGGGGCGAGGCTCATCTTCAGCATCCTCTCGACCTAGCGGCCCGTCTTCGACTGCATGGCCGACCACGTCACAACTGTCACAGCCTTCCTTTC AGTCGTCTGGAGCCCCTGGGCACGGCCTATCTTTGTCTGGCGACCCATCAGGTTCTCTCAAGCCACAGGAACTCTCACAGTCCCCTGTCTGGCCGCCAGCCGCCGGAATCATCCTGCCGTCTGGCTCTGAACCGTCTACGTCCGCCCGTCGTATACATTTCCAGGAGCCTTCAGTTCATCCATACAGCCAATCATCCTCGGTTCAACTTCAGACAATGAGCATCCAGACCCCGGGCGCGACCTCCGGGCCCTGGCTCGCGTCAACGTCATCCAGCCAAAGAAGCACAG GGGCAGAACGACGCTTCCAACTAAGTACGCCGCCTACCGGGAGCTCGCCTTGA
- a CDS encoding hypothetical protein (encoded by transcript TGME49_250100) produces MYYQFLQVLCRRNWRNDTRTCNSSIPGAYGITSAPLMVHSHVEMYWYRATWWKIDTGYMQRDILIAMFKLLCQHCNQERMDVCECEQNRHDSAREGAAKVAEKESHQHSTKEEFFDDRCHNTRASERPKFVPHAVRKKKDEYFGWSASSRLRRMHIPGGAHSS; encoded by the exons ATGTACTACCAATTTTTGCAG GTCCTCTGCAGGCGAAATTGGAGGAACGACACACGAACCTGCAACAGTAGCATCCCGGGGGCTTATGGGATTACCAGCGCGCCACTGATGGTACACTCCCATGTGGAGATGTACTGGTACAGGGCGACTTGGTGGAAAATTGACACTGGATATATGCAG CGTGATATTCTCATCGCCATGTTCAAGCTTCTCTGCCAGCACTGCAACCAAGAACGGATGGATGTGTGCGAATGCGAACAAAATCGACACGATAGTGCACGTGAGGGTGCGGCCAAAGtggcagaaaaggagagccACCAACACTCCACGAAAGAGGAATTCTTCGACGATAGGTGCCACAACACACGCGCGAGCGAACGGCCAAAATTCGTCCCGCACGCAGTTCGTAAG aagaaagacgagtaTTTCGGCTGGAGCGCATCTTCTCGGCTGCGTCGCATGCACATCCCCGGAGGTGCACATTCTTCCTAA